In Agromyces archimandritae, one genomic interval encodes:
- the rpmF gene encoding 50S ribosomal protein L32 produces MAVPKRKKSRANTHARRSQWKAEAPTLVKTVENGKVTYSLPHRAKVVEDAAGTPLFLEYKGRKVADV; encoded by the coding sequence ATGGCCGTCCCCAAGCGGAAGAAGTCACGAGCCAACACCCACGCGCGCCGTTCGCAGTGGAAGGCCGAGGCTCCCACGCTCGTCAAGACCGTGGAGAACGGCAAGGTCACCTACAGCCTTCCGCACCGCGCGAAGGTCGTCGAGGACGCGGCGGGCACCCCGCTCTTCCTCGAGTACAAGGGCCGCAAGGTCGCCGACGTCTAG
- a CDS encoding transglutaminaseTgpA domain-containing protein, whose product MRAETRRNIGQDAALSVASLVLVLIAITGLSPLVQGRGWWWIAAVVAVVAIGSGLGFRALRVPAGVVPLLEILVVIAMLTLFFGEGSGILGLIPSLDTFTVFGELADSAGRAIMQQSPPAVAVPGLLYLLGLGAGIVAVVTDIFVSTLRMPALAAIPVAVPPLVTVFVIGNGAAFVPLLATAAAYLLVLRVDVRVRRAGAVAGEAGEDAPRILGPKRAPTVSTIGATLGIAGIGLLTAGVLAASVPSLPTGFFSAAGQGPSAFGVGVNAFVDLGRDLRRPSPRPVLHYTAEDDSPVYLTLLTLDRIDGQVWLPSERELDQENDVGDIEAPPGLRDEVPRSPERVQVWIDGLDSGWLPQPYPASSVAGLDGSWYWDAETRNIRSADSSTAGQRYAVDRLKLEPDPAMLRAASRQVPAELDRYLELPGEVPRIITETAHQVTADAASPYDAAIELQRFFRGPGFAYSTEAPVRAGYDGGSLDVVATFLEERKGYCVHFASAMALMARELGIPARVALGYTQGTAADTTIDGLERRDVDTHDLHTWPELYFEGVGWLPFEPTPDRGVVPQYSIANTVTETEPSAAPNDPASPAPTPGADGGDRGLTPEQLEADGSSATGADDGAALAALRIWAIALAVLALGAMPALFRMARRRSRLRRIAAGGADAARDAWLEVQDTAVDLGESWAPTLTAREFASELGGRPAFGDAAASRTGRALGAILAAIERDRYAEAAGASGIRPADVSLVLRALRADASPWQRIVATVLPGSLLTGVRPGFAFSRNA is encoded by the coding sequence ATGCGCGCTGAAACCCGTCGGAACATCGGGCAGGACGCGGCCCTGTCCGTCGCCTCGCTCGTGCTCGTGCTGATCGCGATCACGGGCCTCTCACCGCTCGTGCAGGGCCGCGGCTGGTGGTGGATCGCCGCCGTCGTCGCGGTCGTCGCGATCGGCTCCGGGCTCGGCTTCCGGGCCCTCCGCGTGCCGGCCGGCGTCGTGCCGCTGCTGGAGATCCTCGTCGTCATCGCCATGCTGACCCTCTTCTTCGGCGAGGGCAGCGGCATCCTCGGGCTCATCCCGAGCCTGGACACCTTCACGGTCTTCGGCGAACTCGCCGACTCGGCCGGACGGGCGATCATGCAGCAGTCGCCCCCGGCGGTCGCCGTGCCCGGCCTGCTGTACCTCCTCGGCCTCGGGGCCGGCATCGTGGCCGTCGTCACCGACATCTTCGTCTCGACCCTGCGGATGCCGGCGCTCGCCGCGATCCCGGTCGCCGTCCCGCCCCTCGTGACGGTCTTCGTCATCGGCAACGGCGCCGCGTTCGTGCCGCTGCTGGCGACGGCCGCCGCCTACCTGCTCGTCCTTCGGGTGGATGTCCGCGTCCGTCGTGCCGGGGCCGTCGCCGGCGAGGCCGGGGAGGACGCCCCCCGCATCCTCGGCCCGAAGCGTGCACCGACGGTCTCGACGATCGGCGCGACGCTCGGCATCGCCGGGATCGGCCTGCTGACGGCCGGAGTGCTCGCGGCATCCGTTCCGAGCCTGCCGACGGGCTTCTTCAGCGCCGCCGGGCAGGGGCCGAGCGCATTCGGCGTCGGGGTGAACGCCTTCGTCGACCTCGGCCGCGACCTCCGCCGCCCGAGCCCGCGGCCCGTGCTGCACTACACGGCCGAAGACGACTCGCCCGTCTACCTCACCCTCCTCACCCTCGATCGCATCGACGGCCAGGTCTGGCTGCCGAGCGAACGCGAGCTCGATCAGGAGAACGACGTCGGCGACATCGAGGCGCCGCCCGGCCTCCGGGACGAGGTGCCGCGGAGTCCCGAGCGCGTGCAGGTGTGGATCGACGGCCTCGACTCGGGGTGGCTGCCGCAGCCGTACCCGGCCAGTTCGGTCGCCGGCCTCGACGGATCCTGGTACTGGGACGCGGAGACCCGCAACATCCGCAGCGCCGACTCCTCGACGGCCGGCCAGCGCTATGCCGTCGACCGGCTGAAGCTCGAACCCGACCCGGCGATGCTCCGTGCGGCGAGCCGGCAGGTGCCGGCAGAGCTCGACCGCTACCTGGAACTGCCGGGCGAAGTCCCCCGCATCATCACCGAGACCGCGCATCAGGTCACCGCCGACGCGGCCTCGCCGTACGATGCGGCGATCGAACTGCAGCGCTTCTTCCGCGGCCCCGGGTTCGCGTACTCGACGGAGGCGCCGGTGCGCGCCGGCTACGACGGCGGATCCCTCGACGTCGTCGCGACCTTCCTCGAGGAGCGCAAGGGCTACTGCGTGCACTTCGCGAGCGCCATGGCGCTCATGGCGCGCGAACTCGGCATCCCGGCCCGCGTCGCCCTCGGCTACACGCAGGGCACCGCCGCCGACACCACCATCGACGGACTCGAACGCCGCGACGTCGACACGCACGACCTGCACACCTGGCCCGAACTCTACTTCGAGGGCGTCGGCTGGCTGCCCTTCGAACCGACGCCCGACCGCGGCGTCGTGCCGCAGTACTCCATCGCGAACACCGTAACCGAGACCGAACCGTCGGCCGCCCCGAACGACCCGGCCAGCCCCGCGCCGACGCCCGGTGCAGACGGCGGCGACCGCGGGCTGACGCCGGAGCAGCTCGAGGCCGACGGATCGAGCGCGACCGGCGCGGACGACGGTGCCGCGCTCGCCGCGTTGCGGATCTGGGCGATCGCGCTCGCCGTGCTCGCCCTCGGGGCGATGCCCGCCCTGTTCCGCATGGCCAGGCGCCGCTCGCGCCTCCGCCGCATCGCCGCCGGGGGTGCGGATGCCGCACGCGACGCGTGGCTCGAGGTGCAGGACACGGCGGTCGACCTCGGGGAGAGCTGGGCGCCGACGCTCACGGCGCGCGAGTTCGCGAGCGAACTCGGCGGGCGGCCGGCCTTCGGCGATGCCGCAGCGTCCCGCACGGGCCGGGCCCTCGGCGCGATCCTCGCGGCGATCGAACGGGATCGCTACGCCGAGGCGGCCGGCGCATCCGGCATCCGCCCCGCCGACGTCTCGCTCGTGCTGCGGGCGCTGCGCGCCGACGCGAGCCCCTGGCAGCGGATCGTCGCGACCGTGCTGCCGGGCTCGCTGCTGACGGGCGTGCGCCCGGGCTTCGCGTTCAGCCGCAACGCGTAG
- the rnc gene encoding ribonuclease III, which yields MRRTEHTAGPDLDELQRTLHVELDPELLLLALTHRSFAYENGGIPTNERLEFLGDSILGQAVTVRLYRDHPDLDEGELAKRRASLVSSAALAEVGRAIGLGRHILLGRGETMTGGADKPSIIADTVEAIIGAVYLDRGGEAATELVMRFVEPLMQDPDRFGAAMDPKTSLQELAARRGASAPAYLVTESGPDHSKHFVATVTVDDLVSASGEGSSKKQAEMAAALEAWTLLSNP from the coding sequence GTGAGGCGGACGGAGCACACCGCGGGGCCCGATCTCGATGAGCTGCAGCGCACGCTGCACGTCGAGCTCGACCCCGAGCTTCTGCTCCTCGCCCTCACGCACCGGTCGTTTGCGTACGAGAACGGCGGCATCCCGACGAACGAGCGCCTGGAGTTCCTGGGCGACTCGATCCTCGGGCAGGCCGTCACGGTGCGCCTCTACCGCGACCACCCCGATCTCGACGAGGGCGAGCTCGCCAAGCGGCGCGCGAGCCTCGTCTCCAGTGCCGCGCTCGCGGAGGTGGGCCGGGCCATCGGCCTCGGGCGGCACATCCTCCTCGGCCGCGGCGAGACGATGACCGGCGGTGCCGACAAGCCCTCGATCATCGCCGATACCGTCGAGGCGATCATCGGCGCCGTCTACCTGGATCGCGGCGGCGAGGCCGCCACGGAGCTCGTCATGCGTTTCGTCGAACCGCTCATGCAGGACCCGGACCGGTTCGGCGCGGCGATGGACCCGAAGACGAGCCTGCAGGAGCTCGCCGCCCGTCGCGGCGCGAGCGCCCCCGCCTACCTCGTCACCGAGTCCGGACCCGACCACAGCAAGCACTTCGTCGCGACCGTCACGGTCGACGACCTCGTCTCGGCATCCGGCGAGGGTTCGAGCAAGAAGCAGGCCGAGATGGCTGCAGCGCTCGAGGCCTGGACGCTGCTGTCGAACCCGTAG
- a CDS encoding YceD family protein, with product MARIPASPYRLNVRDLSGRPGEYRDETVTLAVPEALGEGLVAVREGARLSFDVRLESVHEGILATTGVDTVAEGECGRCLIDIALPVEVEFTELFGYHAGEAIEYEVQDDHVDLEPLIRDAVVLALPFQPVCRPDCPGLDPETGLRLADHPELAATETSRDPRWAALTGFRASADDGAGDEPDADQQREKR from the coding sequence GTGGCCCGCATCCCCGCATCCCCGTACCGCCTGAACGTGCGCGACCTCTCCGGCCGGCCCGGCGAGTACCGCGACGAGACGGTGACGCTCGCCGTGCCCGAGGCCCTCGGCGAAGGGCTCGTCGCCGTCCGCGAGGGCGCCCGGCTGAGCTTCGACGTGCGCCTCGAATCGGTGCACGAGGGCATCCTCGCCACGACCGGCGTCGACACGGTCGCCGAGGGCGAGTGCGGGCGCTGCCTCATCGACATCGCGCTGCCGGTCGAAGTCGAGTTCACCGAGCTCTTCGGGTATCATGCTGGGGAAGCCATCGAGTATGAGGTTCAAGACGACCACGTGGATCTTGAACCGCTCATCCGAGATGCGGTAGTGCTGGCACTGCCCTTCCAGCCGGTGTGCCGACCGGATTGCCCGGGTCTCGACCCCGAGACGGGCCTCCGGCTGGCCGATCATCCGGAACTCGCTGCGACCGAAACGAGCCGCGACCCGCGTTGGGCCGCGCTCACCGGATTCCGGGCTTCCGCAGACGACGGCGCGGGCGATGAGCCCGACGCCGACCAGCAGAGAGAGAAGAGATAA
- a CDS encoding DUF58 domain-containing protein, translating into MFGGRERMRDWPRPTRRGAVILVAGVLVIAVALLFELRDLLLPGFVAIAVPLLAAVVVGLWRPALEITRRFEPSAAPTGSATTVLLTVRNRGRSTLDGAVWEDEAPPGLSPPEQSVLPALGPRERILAAGDDTARLAYRLQLPRRGVYNIGPLRVGIADPFGLACATKSYGEARELVVTPRIIPLGDGGTGTASIDGGLHSLMRRTHPNSDELIAREYRHGDPYRRVHWRQTARRGELMVRQEEQRGDPEAVLLLDSGLAGRMHSAEEMQIDGTVLRRGFELGVEIAASIGVRLLAEGFRVRFGETTDPADGAGERRTVLFETAGGAAAFLEYLARIDQPDEAPAERPSGRTADPLPGIAGRAKRGLFAVLVDPDRETAEALAAAGSGFEPRVAIVLDTVDEDVVEVLGRHDWRCIDVYRAAELAPAWAGLGEGAKRAGADAR; encoded by the coding sequence ATGTTCGGGGGGCGCGAGCGGATGCGGGACTGGCCGCGGCCGACCCGCCGGGGCGCCGTGATCCTCGTCGCCGGCGTCCTCGTGATCGCCGTCGCACTGCTCTTCGAACTGCGCGACCTCCTCCTGCCGGGCTTCGTGGCGATCGCCGTGCCGCTGCTGGCGGCCGTCGTCGTCGGCCTCTGGCGGCCGGCCCTGGAGATCACGCGCCGCTTCGAACCCTCGGCGGCTCCGACGGGGTCGGCCACGACCGTACTGCTGACGGTGCGCAACCGCGGCCGATCCACCCTCGACGGGGCCGTCTGGGAGGACGAGGCCCCGCCCGGCCTCTCCCCGCCCGAACAGAGCGTGCTGCCCGCACTCGGGCCGCGCGAACGCATCCTCGCCGCCGGCGACGACACGGCCCGCCTCGCCTACCGGCTGCAACTGCCGCGGCGCGGCGTGTACAACATCGGCCCCCTGCGGGTGGGCATCGCCGACCCGTTCGGGCTGGCGTGCGCGACGAAATCGTACGGCGAGGCGCGCGAGCTCGTCGTCACCCCGCGCATCATCCCGCTCGGCGACGGCGGCACCGGCACGGCATCCATCGACGGCGGCCTGCACTCGCTCATGCGGCGCACGCATCCGAACTCCGACGAGCTCATCGCGCGCGAATACCGGCACGGCGACCCGTACCGGCGGGTGCACTGGCGCCAGACGGCCAGGCGCGGCGAACTCATGGTGCGTCAGGAGGAGCAGCGCGGCGACCCCGAGGCGGTGCTGCTGCTCGACAGCGGCCTGGCCGGCCGGATGCATTCGGCCGAGGAGATGCAGATCGACGGCACCGTGCTGCGGCGCGGCTTCGAGCTCGGCGTCGAGATCGCCGCCTCGATCGGGGTGCGGTTGCTCGCCGAGGGCTTCCGGGTGCGGTTCGGCGAGACGACGGACCCCGCCGACGGCGCGGGGGAGCGGCGCACCGTGCTGTTCGAGACGGCCGGAGGCGCCGCCGCGTTCCTCGAATACCTCGCCCGTATCGACCAGCCGGACGAGGCGCCGGCAGAGCGGCCGTCGGGCCGCACGGCCGATCCGCTGCCGGGCATCGCCGGGCGGGCCAAACGCGGACTCTTCGCCGTGCTCGTGGATCCCGACCGCGAGACGGCCGAAGCGCTCGCCGCCGCCGGGTCGGGTTTCGAACCCCGCGTGGCGATCGTGCTGGACACCGTCGACGAAGACGTCGTCGAGGTGCTCGGCCGCCACGACTGGCGATGCATCGACGTGTACCGCGCCGCCGAGCTCGCACCCGCATGGGCGGGCCTCGGCGAAGGTGCGAAACGGGCGGGTGCCGATGCGCGCTGA
- the mutM gene encoding bifunctional DNA-formamidopyrimidine glycosylase/DNA-(apurinic or apyrimidinic site) lyase: MPELPEVEVVRAGLAPAVAGARVSAVEVLDERALTRHDRRFGDFESLLTGARIAAAVRRGKFLWMPLHAPSGASHLGTRHAPAGASHLGASAEPVPARAVVGHLGMSGQLLLRTPDHRGDDRHARVRIHLEHPAHGELRVDFIDQRTFGSLAVDRLVPTPDGEIAGFAGGVGGDWERLVPSQVAHIGRDPLDPAFDDAAYLAGLRRRTSAVKRVLLDQSLASGIGNIYADEALWAARLHPEQPASTLSTRAARTLLAEIRHVLAKALAEGGTSFDAQYVNVNGQAGYFAHSLNAYGRTGRPCPRCGTPIVRDAFMNRSSHRCPRCQRMRRPAQR, from the coding sequence GTGCCCGAGCTGCCCGAAGTCGAGGTCGTCCGTGCCGGCCTCGCCCCGGCCGTCGCCGGCGCCCGCGTGAGTGCCGTCGAGGTGCTCGACGAGCGCGCCCTGACCCGCCACGACCGCCGCTTCGGCGACTTCGAGTCGCTGCTGACGGGCGCGCGCATCGCCGCAGCCGTGCGTCGCGGCAAGTTCCTGTGGATGCCGCTCCACGCGCCGTCCGGCGCGTCGCACCTCGGGACGCGCCACGCGCCGGCCGGCGCGTCGCATCTCGGGGCGTCGGCGGAGCCCGTGCCCGCCCGCGCCGTCGTCGGCCATCTCGGCATGAGCGGCCAGCTGCTGCTGCGCACCCCCGACCATCGCGGCGACGATCGGCACGCACGCGTCCGCATCCACCTCGAACACCCCGCGCACGGCGAGCTCCGCGTCGACTTCATCGACCAGCGCACCTTCGGCTCGCTCGCCGTCGACCGCCTCGTGCCGACCCCCGACGGCGAGATCGCCGGCTTCGCCGGTGGAGTCGGCGGCGACTGGGAGCGGCTCGTGCCGAGCCAGGTCGCCCACATCGGCCGCGACCCCCTCGACCCCGCCTTCGACGACGCCGCCTACCTCGCCGGGCTGCGCCGGCGCACCTCCGCCGTGAAGCGGGTGCTCCTCGACCAGAGCCTCGCGAGCGGCATCGGCAACATCTACGCCGACGAAGCCCTATGGGCCGCCCGCCTGCATCCCGAGCAGCCGGCATCCACCCTGTCGACCCGCGCCGCCCGCACCCTCCTCGCCGAGATCCGCCACGTGCTCGCCAAGGCCCTCGCCGAGGGCGGCACGAGCTTCGACGCCCAGTACGTGAACGTCAACGGCCAGGCGGGCTACTTCGCCCACTCCCTGAACGCCTACGGCCGCACCGGGCGCCCGTGCCCGCGCTGCGGCACCCCCATCGTGCGCGACGCCTTCATGAACCGCTCCTCGCACCGCTGC